Proteins from one Dysgonomonas sp. HDW5A genomic window:
- a CDS encoding DnaJ C-terminal domain-containing protein, producing the protein MAFIDYYNVLGLKKDASADDIKKAYRKLARKFHPDLNPDDKEAHQKFQQINEANEVLSDPEKRKKYDTYGEHWQHGEEYEKARQQQAQSGGFGGGFGGFGGGASYSYSGDDSEFSDFFESLFGNRGGGGARSGRSHGFKGQDYTAELHLSLKDAAETHKQTLAVNGKNIRITVPAGIADGQVIKLPKQGGPGANGGPDGDLYITFVIAEDPVFKRVGNDLYVNESLDLYTAVLGGETLIDTLSGKVKLKVKPETQNGTKVRLKGKGFPVYKKDGHFGDLYITYNVQVPTGLNEEQKELFKKLASYQSK; encoded by the coding sequence ATGGCATTTATTGATTATTACAATGTACTAGGGCTAAAAAAAGATGCCTCAGCTGATGATATCAAAAAGGCATATCGAAAATTAGCACGCAAATTTCATCCTGATTTGAATCCGGATGACAAAGAGGCGCATCAAAAATTCCAGCAGATAAATGAGGCTAATGAAGTTTTAAGCGACCCCGAGAAAAGAAAAAAATACGATACATACGGCGAACACTGGCAACATGGCGAAGAATACGAGAAAGCCCGTCAACAACAAGCTCAAAGCGGAGGTTTTGGTGGAGGATTCGGAGGTTTTGGCGGCGGTGCAAGCTACAGTTATTCCGGCGATGACAGCGAATTTTCGGACTTCTTTGAATCTCTATTCGGAAACAGAGGAGGCGGTGGTGCACGTTCTGGAAGGTCTCACGGCTTCAAGGGACAAGACTATACAGCCGAACTGCATCTCAGTCTAAAAGATGCTGCGGAAACCCATAAACAAACTCTTGCCGTAAATGGCAAAAATATACGAATAACCGTTCCTGCCGGTATTGCCGACGGACAAGTTATTAAACTACCCAAACAAGGTGGACCGGGTGCAAACGGAGGTCCCGACGGCGATCTGTATATAACATTCGTTATAGCAGAAGACCCTGTATTCAAACGTGTAGGCAACGATCTGTATGTAAACGAGTCATTAGATCTGTACACTGCCGTATTGGGTGGTGAAACCCTTATCGACACTTTATCGGGAAAAGTCAAACTGAAAGTTAAGCCCGAAACTCAAAACGGAACTAAGGTTCGGTTAAAAGGAAAAGGATTTCCTGTATATAAAAAAGACGGGCATTTCGGTGATCTCTACATCACTTATAATGTACAAGTACCAACAGGTTTGAATG